One window of the Tachypleus tridentatus isolate NWPU-2018 chromosome 10, ASM421037v1, whole genome shotgun sequence genome contains the following:
- the LOC143230184 gene encoding uncharacterized protein LOC143230184 isoform X2: MGTLGLYLIVFIVSVGVATGWIRPRCFIPHAPLNGFSFHIRVGQMQKVKYRCYPGYQQFGSSIAYCVNGKWSVSTPECVHPNSVGDGDQRNSFWSGGYQQPSQTSPPSFTNGRTFHYPSQTSPPSFTNGRTFHTPSQTSPPSFTNGRTFHTPSQTSPPSFTNGRTFHSPSQTSPPSFMNGHNYQFPQQTSPPSLMNGRNYQSFSRTSFPNLMNGRNYKSISQTSPPIFVNGRNYQSRRMGWQPHFRASGVLVADSDHSSNGLINRHSLQNKPSISGFAYTQKNLFSPHQTTTSRSDRPEQDITNYGLRDNTSRFRNPYSRYFKSSYSYNSERNITSSNVPDLTLARIQKRIEMAQRSRYAMQNTRYTSNEAVNDIPQSANNSPVSIYQGISKTNQNNKHISDDDLTQLRQFNSPFSSTGVSSRQPINNYVPEAETSSTWQSDTMEDSVPQHDINKRRLNNQRQFGAKTQSSGNPYSSHKLFWDDQTRDRLRQQNEVIQERERNSFQQHQYEYQLRPQYPDEQTQEVSQWPETWTQKSTFEQQHGHQLSSPPLFNGQFQLPWSELNNKNQNVFTTQFQESQRENRRHQNQNGEQYITSQVPYTREDTVTSLPSRVGVTDQREDALRRQYEQAEQRRRQQEMALRQQQQQQKGEQFPTYQLPYSPGEIQSSEQPVGRGEQREEALRRQYELAEQRRRQQEEALRQQQQQQKGEQFPTSQLPYSPEEALIPQQTVDVGQQREEALRRQYELAEQRRRQQEEALSQQQQQQQKGEQFPTSQLPYPPEEAPSPQQPVDKGQQREEALRRQYELAEQRRRQEEALRQQQEKGEQLPYYREEAPSQQQPVDKGQQREEALRRQYELAEQRRRQQEEALHQQQQKGEQFSTSQLPYSPEEAPSPQQPVDKGQQREEALRRQYELAEQRRKQQEEAQRQQQQQQKGEQFPTSQLPYSPEEALIPQQTVDVGQQREEALRRQYELAEQRRRQQQEAQRQQQQQQKGEQFPTSQLPYSPEEALIPQQTVDVGQQREEALRRQYELAEQRRQQEDALRQQQQQQQKGEQFPTSQLPYSVEEAPSQQQPVDKGQQREEALRRQYELAEQRRRQQEEALHQQQQKGEQFSTSQLPYSPEEAPSPQQPVDKGQQREEALRRQYELAEQRRKQQEEAQRQQQQQQKGEQFSTSQLPYSPEEALIPQQTVDVGQQREEALRRQYELAEQRRRQQQEAQRQQQQQQKGEQFPTSQLPYSPEEALIPQQTVDVGQQREEALRRQYELAEQRRQQEDALRQQQQQQQKGEQFPTSQLPYSVEEAPSPQQPVDKGQQREEALRRQYELAEQRRREQEEALRQQQEKGEQLPYYREVAPSQQQPFDKGQQREEALRRQYELAEQRRRQQEEALHQQQQKGEQFSTSQLPYSPEEALIPQQTVDVGQQREEALRRQYELAEQRRREQEEALRHHHQQQKGEQFPISQLPYSPGEVQSSQQPVGRGEQREEALRRQYELAEQRRRQQEEAQRQQQQQQKGEQFPTSQLPYSPEEALIPQQTVDVGQQREEALRRQYELAEQRRQQEDALRQQQQQQQKGEQFPTSQLPYSVEEAPSPQQPVDKGQQREEALRRQYELAEQRRREQEEALRQQQEKGEQLPHYREEAPSQQQPVDKGQQREEALRRQYELAEQRRRQQEEALHQQQQKGEQFSTSQLPYPPEEAPSPQQPVDKGQQREEALRRQYELAGQRRRQQEEAQRQQQQQQKGEQFSTSQLPYSPEEALIPQQTVDVGQQREEALRRQYELAEQRRRDQEEALRQQQEKGEQLPYYREEAPSQQQPVDKGQQREDALRRQYELAEQRRRQQEEALHQQQQKGEQFSTSQLPYSPEEALIPQQTVDVGQQREEALRRQYELAEQRRREQEEALRRHHQQQEGEQFSISQLPYSPGEVQFSQQPVGRGEQREEALRRQYEVTEQRRRQQEEVLRQQQRQQKGEQLSTSQLPYSPGEVQSSQQPVDKGQQREEALRRQYELDEQRRRQQEEAQRQQQQQQKGEQFPTSELPYPPEEAPSLQQPVDKGQQREEALRRQYELAEQRRRQQEEAQRQQQQQQKGEQFPTSELPYPPEEAPSPQQPVDKGQQREEALRRQYELDEQRRRQQEEAQRQQQQQQKGEQFPTSELPYPPEEAPSPQQPVDKGQQREEALRRQYELAEQRRRQQEEAQRQQQQQEKGEQYLTPQLPYSPEEVLSPQQQGDRGEQREEALRRQYELAEQRRRQKEVHTTSHTTSDTPSAPQLRSSISSGTFSTNIKREKQSKSRTISSRDSNRDEQKKPEKLLGEDENERTDSLESQSLNKNIRKERLKGSRMIRLKMDEEKDKSSVDTENKPRPSRIQGRSPLSAHLMNSAFYVSFSPAQVIQRVDYDSEQNEVTSSRPIVRVNSPFPVTGAQEYEWLQGLAPDLRENYIREVEQARSKEETDGVRAGEFLRRFFSSPGRATSGPESTTQLPFQQSTHAMEPREEDGTTKPQIKGLRSDSTADDSTTITTTTTIVTSNNNGGLYDHSCLQRQVNRPFIRPPNISHGSPYKYERVLNKYTSNFYLIALYRCDPGFTLAEPTVNTLFCQQRKWVGDIPVCVKNGF; the protein is encoded by the exons ATGGGAACACTTGGACTATATCTCATTGTCTTTATTGTATCAGTTG GTGTCGCTACGGGATGGATTAGGCCTCGATGTTTCATTCCACATGCACCCCTCAACGGGTTTAGTTTTCACATTCGTGTCGGTCAGATGCAGAAGGTAAAATACAGATGTTACCCTGGCTACCAGCAGTTTGGTTCTTCTATTGCTTACTGTGTTAACGGAAAATGGAGTGTCTCAACACCAGAGTGTGTCCATCCCAATA GTGTTGGAGATGGTGACCAGCGAAATTCTTTCTGGAGTGGAGGTTATCAGCAACCCTCACAAACTAGTCCTCCCAGTTTCACAAATGGACGTACCTTCCACTATCCCTCACAAACTAGTCCTCCCAGTTTCACAAATGGACGTACCTTCCACACTCCCTCACAAACTAGTCCTCCCAGTTTCACAAATGGACGTACCTTCCACACTCCCTCACAAACTAGTCCTCCCAGTTTCACAAATGGACGTACCTTCCACTCTCCCTCACAAACTAGTCCTCCCAGCTTCATGAATGGACATAACTACCAATTTCCCCAACAGACTAGTCCTCCCAGCCTTATGAATGGACGTAACTACCAGTCTTTCTCACGAACTAGTTTCCCCAACCTTATGAATGGACGTAACTACAAGTCTATCTCACAAACTAGTCCTCCAATCTTTGTGAATGGACGTAACTACCAGTCTCGAAGAATGGGTTGGCAACCACATTTCCGGGCCAGTGGAGTGCTGGTTGCTGACTCTGATCATTCTTCTAACGGCTTGATTAATAGACATTCTTTACAGAATAAACCAAGCATTAGTGGGTTTGCATACACACAGAAGAACCTTTTCAGTCCTCACCAGACTACAACATCACGCAGTGACAGACCAGaacaagatataacaaattacGGTCTGAGGGACAATACATCTAGGTTTCGCAATCCATACTCTCGTTATTTTAAGAGTTCATATTCCTATAATTCAGAGAGAAATATCACTAGTTCTAATGTCCCAGATTTAACTTTGGCAAGAATTCAGAAGAGAATCGAGATGGCACAACGAAGTAGGTATGCTATGCAAAACACAAGATACACTTCTAATGAAGCTGTGAATGATATCCCACAAAGTGCCAACAATTCACCAGTTTCCATCTATCAAGGCATTTCAAAAACGAACCAAAATAACAAACACATCAGTGATGATGATTTGACTCAACTGAGACAGTTTAATTCTCCGTTTAGCTCCACAGGTGTTTCTTCAAGGCAgccaataaataattatgttccaGAAGCAGAGACTTCTTCAACATGGCAAAGTGACACCATGGAAGATTCAGTACCACAACACGATATTAACAAGCGAAGACTGAATAATCAGCGACAATTTGGAGCTAAGACACAGTCATCTGGGAATCCTTATTCTTCACATAAGTTGTTTTGGGATGATCAAACTAGAGATCGTTTAAGACAACAAAATGAGGTGATTCAAGAGAGAGAGCGGAATAGTTTTCAGCAACATCAATACGAATACCAACTGAGACCTCAATATCCAGATGAACAAACTCAAGAGGTCTCACAGTGGCCAGAAACATGGACACAGAAGTCAACATTTGAACAACAGCATGGACATCAACTGTCTTCCCCTCCATTGTTCAATGGTCAATTCCAACTGCCATGGAgcgaattaaataataaaaatcaaaatgtattcACAACACAATTTCAAGAAAGTCAGAGAGAAAACCGCAGACATCAAAACCAAAATGGAGAACAGTATATCACTTCTCAAGTTCCTTACACTCGTGAGGACACTGTAACATCCTTACCTTCAAGGGTTGGTGTAACTGATCAACGAGAGGATGCTTTAAGACGGCAATATGAACAAGCTGAACAGAGAAGAAGACAACAAGAAATGGCTCTACGTCAACAGCAGCAGCAACAGAAAGGAGAACAGTTCCCTACATATCAGTTACCTTACTCTCCAGGAGAGATCCAATCTTCAGAACAACCAGTTGGTAGAGGCGAACAGAGAGAGGAGGCTTTAAGACGACAATATGAACTAGCTGAACAGAGAAGAAGACAACAAGAAGAGGCTCTACGTCAACAGCAGCAGCAACAGAAAGGAGAACAGTTCCCTACATCTCAGTTACCTTATTCTCCAGAAGAGGCCCTAATTCCACAACAAACAGTTGACGTAGGTCAACAGAGAGAGGAGGCTTTAAGACGACAGTATGAACTAGCTGAACAAAGAAGAAGACAACAAGAAGAGGCTCTAAGTCAACAGCAGCAGCAGCAACAGAAAGGGGAACAGTTCCCTACATCTCAGTTACCTTACCCCCCAGAAGAGGCTCCATCTCCACAACAACCAGTTGATAAAGGTCAACAGAGAGAGGAGGCTCTAAGACGACAATATGAACTAGCTGAACAGAGAAGAAGACAAGAAGAGGCTCTACGTCAACAACAAGAGAAAGGTGAGCAGTTACCTTACTATAGAGAAGAGGCCCCATCTCAACAACAACCAGTTGATAAAGGTCAACAGAGAGAGGAGGCTTTAAGACGACAATATGAACTAGCTGAACAGAGAAGAAGACAACAAGAAGAGGCCTTACATCAACAGCAACAGAAAGGAGAACAGTTTTCTACATCTCAGTTACCTTACTCCCCAGAAGAGGCTCCATCTCCACAACAACCAGTTGATAAAGGTCAACAGAGAGAGGAGGCTTTAAGACGACAATATGAACTAGCTGAGCAgagaagaaaacaacaagaagaGGCTCAACGTCAACAGCAGCAGCAACAGAAAGGAGAACAGTTCCCTACATCTCAGTTACCTTACTCTCCAGAAGAGGCCCTAATTCCTCAACAAACAGTTGACGTAGGTCAACAGAGAGAGGAGGCTTTAAGACGACAATATGAACTAGCAGAACAGAGAAGAAGACAACAACAAGAGGCTCAACGTCAACAGCAGCAGCAACAGAAAGGAGAACAGTTCCCTACATCTCAGTTACCTTACTCTCCAGAAGAGGCCCTAATTCCTCAACAAACAGTTGACGTAGGTCAACAGAGAGAGGAGGCTTTAAGACGACAATATGAACTGGCTGAACAAAGAAGACAACAAGAAGATGCTCTACGTCAACAGCAGCAGCAGCAACAGAAAGGGGAACAGTTCCCTACATCTCAGTTACCTTACTCCGTAGAAGAGGCCCCATCTCAACAACAACCAGTTGATAAAGGTCAACAGAGAGAGGAGGCTTTAAGACGACAATATGAACTAGCTGAACAGAGAAGAAGACAACAAGAAGAGGCCTTACATCAACAGCAACAGAAAGGAGAACAGTTTTCTACATCTCAGTTACCTTACTCCCCAGAAGAGGCTCCATCTCCACAACAACCAGTTGATAAAGGTCAACAGAGAGAGGAGGCTTTAAGACGACAATATGAACTAGCTGAGCAgagaagaaaacaacaagaagaGGCTCAACGTCAACAGCAGCAGCAACAGAAAGGAGAACAGTTCTCTACATCTCAGTTACCTTACTCTCCAGAAGAGGCCCTAATTCCTCAACAAACAGTTGACGTAGGTCAACAGAGAGAGGAGGCTTTAAGACGACAATATGAACTAGCAGAACAGAGAAGAAGACAACAACAAGAGGCTCAACGTCAACAGCAGCAGCAACAGAAAGGAGAACAGTTCCCTACATCTCAGTTACCTTACTCTCCAGAAGAGGCCCTAATTCCTCAACAAACAGTTGACGTAGGTCAACAGAGAGAGGAGGCTTTAAGACGACAATATGAACTGGCTGAACAAAGAAGACAACAAGAAGATGCTCTACGTCAACAGCAGCAGCAGCAACAGAAAGGGGAACAGTTCCCTACATCTCAGTTACCTTACTCCGTAGAAGAGGCCCCATCTCCACAACAACCAGTTGATAAAGGTCAGCAGAGAGAGGAGGCTTTAAGACGACAATATGAACTAGCTGAACAGAGAAGAAGAGAACAAGAAGAGGCTCTACGCCAACAACAAGAGAAAGGTGAGCAGTTACCTTACTATAGAGAAGTGGCCCCATCTCAACAACAACCATTTGATAAAGGTCAACAGAGAGAGGAGGCTTTAAGACGACAATATGAACTAGCTGAACAGAGAAGAAGACAACAAGAAGAGGCCTTACATCAACAGCAACAGAAAGGAGAACAGTTCTCTACATCTCAGTTAC CTTACTCTCCAGAAGAGGCCCTAATTCCACAACAAACAGTTGACGTAGGTCAACAGAGAGAGGAGGCTTTAAGACGACAATATGAACTAGCTGAACAGAGAAGAAGAGAACAAGAAGAGGCTCTACGTCATCATCATCAGCAACAGAAAGGAGAACAGTTCCCTATATCTCAGTTACCTTACTCTCCAGGAGAGGTCCAATCTTCACAACAACCAGTTGGTAGAGGCGAACAGAGAGAGGAGGCTTTAAGACGACAATATGAACTAGCTGAACAGAGAAGAAGACAACAAGAAGAGGCTCAACGTCAACAGCAGCAGCAACAGAAAGGAGAACAGTTCCCTACATCTCAGTTACCTTACTCTCCAGAAGAGGCCCTAATTCCTCAACAAACAGTTGACGTAGGTCAACAGAGAGAGGAGGCTTTAAGACGACAATATGAACTAGCTGAACAAAGAAGACAACAAGAAGATGCTCTACGTCAACAGCAGCAGCAGCAACAGAAAGGGGAACAGTTCCCTACATCTCAGTTACCTTACTCCGTTGAAGAGGCCCCATCTCCACAACAACCAGTTGATAAAGGTCAGCAGAGAGAGGAGGCTTTAAGACGACAATATGAACTAGCTGAACAGAGAAGAAGAGAACAAGAAGAGGCTCTACGCCAACAACAAGAGAAAGGTGAGCAGTTACCTCACTATAGAGAAGAGGCCCCATCTCAACAACAACCAGTTGATAAAGGTCAACAGAGAGAGGAGGCTTTAAGACGACAATATGAACTAGCTGAACAGAGAAGAAGACAACAAGAAGAGGCCTTACATCAACAGCAACAGAAAGGAGAACAGTTCTCTACATCTCAGTTACCTTACCCCCCAGAAGAGGCTCCATCTCCACAACAACCAGTTGATAAAGGTCAACAGAGAGAGGAGGCTTTAAGACGACAATATGAACTAGCTGGACAGAGAAGAAGACAACAAGAAGAGGCTCAACGTCAACAGCAGCAGCAACAGAAAGGTGAACAGTTCTCTACATCTCAGTTACCTTACTCTCCAGAAGAGGCCCTAATTCCACAACAAACAGTTGACGTAGGTCAACAGAGAGAGGAGGCTTTAAGACGACAATATGAACTAGCTGAACAGAGAAGAAGAGACCAAGAAGAGGCTCTACGCCAACAACAAGAGAAAGGTGAGCAGTTACCTTACTATAGGGAAGAGGCCCCATCTCAACAACAACCAGTTGATAAAGGTCAACAGAGAGAGGACGCTTTAAGACGACAATATGAACTAGCTGAACAGAGAAGAAGACAACAAGAAGAGGCCTTACATCAACAGCAACAGAAAGGAGAACAGTTCTCTACATCTCAGTTACCTTACTCTCCAGAAGAGGCCCTAATTCCACAACAAACAGTTGACGTAGGTCAACAGAGAGAGGAGGCTTTAAGACGACAATATGAACTAGCTGAACAGAGAAGAAGAGAACAAGAAGAGGCTCTACGTCGTCATCATCAGCAACAGGAAGGAGAACAGTTCTCTATATCTCAGTTACCTTACTCTCCAGGAGAGGTCCAATTTTCACAACAACCAGTTGGTAGAGGCGAACAGAGAGAGGAGGCTTTAAGACGACAATATGAAGTAACTGAACAGAGAAGAAGACAACAAGAAGAGGTTCTACGTCAACAGCAGCGGCAACAGAAAGGAGAACAGTTATCTACATCTCAGTTACCTTATTCTCCAGGAGAGGTCCAATCTTCACAACAACCAGTTGATAAAGGTCAACAGAGAGAGGAAGCTTTAAGACGACAATATGAACTAGATGAACAGAGAAGGAGACAACAAGAAGAGGCTCAACGTCAACAGCAGCAGCAACAGAAAGGAGAACAGTTCCCTACATCTGAGTTACCTTACCCCCCAGAAGAGGCTCCATCTCTACAACAACCAGTTGATAAAGGTCAACAGAGAGAGGAGGCTTTAAGACGACAATATGAACTAGCTGAACAGAGAAGAAGACAACAAGAAGAGGCTCAACGTCAACAGCAGCAGCAACAGAAAGGAGAACAGTTCCCTACATCTGAGTTACCTTACCCCCCAGAAGAGGCTCCATCTCCACAACAACCAGTTGATAAAGGTCAACAGAGAGAGGAGGCTTTAAGACGACAATATGAACTAGATGAACAGAGAAGGAGACAACAAGAAGAGGCTCAACGTCAACAGCAGCAGCAACAGAAAGGAGAACAGTTCCCTACATCTGAGTTACCTTACCCCCCAGAAGAGGCTCCATCTCCACAACAACCAGTTGATAAAGGTCAACAGAGAGAGGAGGCTTTAAGACGACAATATGAACTAGCTGAACAGAGAAGAAGACAACAAGAAGAGGCTCAACGTCAACAGCAGCAGCAAGAGAAAGGAGAACAGTACCTTACACCTCAGTTACCTTACTCTCCAGAAGAGGTCTTATCTCCACAACAACAAGGTGATAGAGGTGAACAGAGAGAGGAGGCTTTAAGACGACAATATGAACTAGCTGAACAGAGAAGGAGACAAAAGGAAGTTCATACCACTTCTCacacaacaagtgatacaccatCTGCTCCACAGCTGAGATCTTCTATTTCAAGCGGTACTTTTTCAACCAATATAAAGAGAGAGAAACAAAGTAAAAGCAGAACTATTTCATCAAGGGATTCTAACAGAGATGAACAGAAGAAACCTGAAAAATTGCTGGGGGAGGATGAAAATGAACGTACTGATTCTCTTGAGAGCCAGtctcttaataaaaatattagaaaagaaaGACTGAAAGGATCTAGGATGATTCGATTGAAAATGGATGAAGAAAAAGACAAGTCTTCCGTCGACACTGAGAACAAACCTCGACCTTCCCGAATACAGGGAAGATCACCTCTGTCGGCGCACTTAATGAATTCTGCCTTTTACGTAAGTTTCTCACCTGCACAGGTTATTCAACGAGTCGATTACGATTCTGAGCAAAATGAAGTGACCAGCTCGAGACCGATAGTAAGGGTGAACAGTCCCTTTCCCGTGACTGGGGCTCAAGAATACGAATGGTTACAGGGACTGGCTCCTGATCTTCGAGAGAATTACATTAGAGAAGTGGAACAAGCTCGCTCTAAGGAAGAGACTGATGGTGTTCGTGCTGGAGAATTCCTCAGGAGGTTCTTCTCTTCACCAGGTAGAGCCACTTCAGGACCTGAATCTACGACTCAGTTACCTTTCCAACAGAGCACCCATGCAATGGAACCTAGGGAAGAAGATGGCACAACCAAACCTCAAATAAAAGGCTTGAGAT cGGATTCAACTGCAGATGATAGCACTActatcaccaccaccaccaccattgTAACATCCAATAATAATGGTGGTCTATACGACCATTCTTGCCTCCAGCGTCAAGTAAATCGGCCGTTTATTCGTCCACCCAACATTTCACATGGATCCCCCTACAAATACGAAcgagttttaaataaatacacttcCAACTTTTACTTAATTGCATTATATCGCTGTGATCCAGGCTTCACCCTTGCTGAACCTACAGTCAATACTTTATTTTGCCAACAGCGAAAATGGGTGGGAGACATCCCTGTGTGTGTGAAAAATGGATTCTAG